The Candidatus Koribacter versatilis Ellin345 genome has a segment encoding these proteins:
- a CDS encoding GatB/YqeY domain-containing protein encodes MSLSEQIQKDMVAAMKSKEEEKLSTLRMMKSAVKNKEIDKRAPLDDKEVLAVLSTMIKQRKDSVEQFTKGDRPELAAKEEREIVLIETYMPKTASEEQIVAAVRATIAEMGSPTMKDMGTVMKATMAKFADVRVDGKLVSETVKKELAGK; translated from the coding sequence ATGAGCCTGAGCGAACAGATCCAGAAAGACATGGTCGCCGCCATGAAGAGCAAGGAAGAAGAAAAGCTCTCCACGCTGCGCATGATGAAATCCGCGGTCAAGAACAAGGAAATCGACAAGCGCGCACCGCTCGACGATAAGGAAGTTCTCGCCGTCCTCAGCACCATGATCAAGCAGCGTAAAGATTCCGTCGAACAGTTCACCAAGGGCGATCGCCCCGAGCTCGCTGCGAAAGAAGAAAGAGAAATCGTCCTGATCGAAACCTACATGCCCAAGACTGCGAGCGAAGAACAGATCGTCGCCGCGGTGCGCGCCACCATCGCCGAGATGGGCTCGCCGACCATGAAAGACATGGGCACCGTGATGAAAGCCACCATGGCCAAGTTCGCCGACGTGCGCGTGGATGGGAAGCTCGTCAGCGAAACCGTGAAAAAGGAACTCGCGGGCAAGTAG
- a CDS encoding Ig-like domain repeat protein, protein MNRFFVRARLLSICLALLWIASYAGAQAVKNPSRITQKIDNTARVTLSGTVPKAAKNAHDLGEVDGGMKLQRMMLVLKPSAEQQASLQRLLDSQQNKKSPNHHKWLTPEKFAASYGPSEEDVAKVKNWLESQGMSVSKIGNGRQWIEFSGSAHQVGTAFGTSLHYFETNGERHMANATEISIPRAISPVVSGVLSLHNFHKQPNTSKLSKVKLGDDGKLAPVDPAWTYRDYNLNPYYYLAPTDAQKIYNASPLLNDGVDGTGISIAVAGRSNIYLSDVQLFRNVFGLKQNDPNFIVNGPDPGYPFGDLVENTLDVEWASAMAPGATINFVASGSTDTTDGVDLSAAYIVDNAVAPIVTVSYGLCEALMGPASNQFYNSLWAQAAAQGMTVFVSTGDVGAAECDGDLQRAGYDPPGPAQYGPTISGLSSTPYNVAVGGTQYNEGSNFGQYWSPNNDSTFGSVLGYVPEQAWNESCDPNLPQEGTNCVYGQTNYNLDGGGGGPSNCSQSTVDDQGLITCVAGTPKPSWQTGLGVPNDGVRDTPDLSLNASPDDDGFLFCLIGGCQTTTVNGQTILTNASTIGGTSASTPAMAGIMALIEQKNGAFQGQANYIFYKLAAMDDQAACDSSKRTDPTATSTCNFNDVTMGSNSVPGLPGYGTDSAEWSATTGYDMATGLGTVNAANIATNWAKVTFAASSTALTVGGGTVAHGDPVTVNIAVTATDGGSSKPTGPVSLVTDKYGAVGQVTLDANGSYSGPVANLPGGSYSLTAQYGGDGTFGASTSAPAAVTVTPEDSTTTIIGLYTVDPNTSRVIPYTGSAQWAYPLWISVKVDGKSGEGRATGTVNVLRNGTVVMSAPLNSDGSAYIQTGNGMSYTFPAGDSDLSIQYSGDSGFNASTSGVTKISFTPQKVWSTIQISWWQVQAGQPVLLTAGVRAFGTPVPTGTMTFYDNGKKLSDAIPLATDGPYGPTVPEVTYTAKLTTVGDHWITAEYSGDANYAAVAQDDPTYSWGSSYTVIPAAGETTTTTVTQYPAAVSFGQWINFLVNVKPAKAGGAAPTGEVVLTSNGQVNGQGNLVNGQVTISVQAGAQTAEVYAQYQGDSTYASSSSGVFKTTIAKLDSTVSLTTTGAYVLAGQQTSLNFVVQGYYYNSTSWYQPQGSVQFFDAVNGGAPQAITAQLGMTGMNPWANSGLSLRETLPAGTNVITAQYSGDSYFNPATTAAVTVVVSPPDFTVSSDPSALTISAGGTTSAILSVAPILGFSGAVTLTCGDGLPAGTTCSFSPATLDASGGQSTMTVTMKGPFTNAAANHVSGWWMLTGGSGALGFFLLGISGKRRKYLAGMLATIALFGLMMACGGDSHPPAATTSVMLESSQPKVAAGASVTFTADVSGGNNGATGSVTFYDGTTALGNAVDVSNGQATLAVNTLTVGTHAITAKYTGDSSHAASVSQPMYQAITGTTTLAVTATSGSTSHVLNLNLTVQ, encoded by the coding sequence ATGAATCGTTTCTTCGTTCGGGCCCGACTGCTCTCAATTTGCCTCGCACTGCTTTGGATTGCTTCCTACGCCGGCGCACAGGCTGTAAAAAATCCTTCTCGCATCACGCAAAAAATCGACAACACGGCGCGTGTCACCTTAAGTGGAACGGTACCCAAAGCGGCGAAGAACGCGCACGATCTCGGTGAAGTGGACGGCGGCATGAAGTTGCAGCGCATGATGCTCGTGCTGAAGCCCAGCGCAGAGCAACAGGCCTCGTTGCAACGCCTGCTCGACAGCCAGCAGAACAAGAAATCTCCCAACCATCACAAGTGGCTGACGCCCGAAAAATTCGCGGCGAGTTACGGACCTTCCGAAGAGGATGTTGCGAAGGTGAAGAACTGGCTCGAGTCGCAGGGAATGTCGGTCAGCAAAATCGGCAACGGTCGCCAGTGGATTGAGTTCTCCGGATCCGCGCACCAGGTGGGAACTGCGTTCGGCACATCGCTTCACTATTTCGAAACCAATGGCGAGCGCCACATGGCCAACGCCACCGAGATCTCGATACCGCGTGCGATCTCGCCGGTGGTGAGCGGCGTTCTCTCGCTGCATAACTTCCACAAGCAGCCGAATACCTCGAAGCTGTCGAAAGTGAAGTTGGGCGACGATGGCAAGTTGGCGCCCGTCGATCCGGCGTGGACCTATCGTGACTACAACCTGAATCCCTACTACTACCTTGCACCGACGGACGCGCAGAAGATCTACAACGCTTCGCCGCTGTTGAACGATGGCGTGGACGGAACCGGAATCTCGATTGCAGTGGCGGGCCGCAGCAACATTTATCTCAGCGACGTGCAGTTGTTCCGGAACGTTTTCGGCCTCAAACAGAACGACCCCAATTTCATCGTCAACGGGCCTGATCCGGGATATCCGTTCGGCGACCTGGTGGAGAACACGCTGGACGTGGAATGGGCCAGCGCGATGGCTCCGGGCGCGACGATCAACTTCGTCGCCAGCGGCAGCACGGACACCACGGACGGTGTTGATCTCTCAGCCGCATACATTGTGGACAACGCCGTAGCACCGATCGTCACCGTGAGTTACGGGCTTTGCGAAGCGCTCATGGGCCCGGCGAGCAACCAGTTCTACAACTCGTTGTGGGCGCAAGCGGCGGCGCAAGGTATGACGGTGTTTGTATCTACCGGCGACGTGGGCGCGGCGGAATGTGATGGCGATCTGCAGCGCGCCGGCTATGACCCGCCGGGGCCGGCGCAGTATGGCCCCACCATCAGCGGATTGTCTTCCACTCCTTACAACGTCGCCGTCGGTGGCACACAGTACAACGAGGGCAGCAACTTCGGACAGTACTGGTCCCCTAACAACGACTCCACGTTCGGCTCGGTACTCGGCTACGTGCCGGAACAGGCGTGGAACGAAAGCTGCGATCCGAACCTTCCGCAGGAAGGAACGAACTGCGTCTATGGACAGACAAACTACAACCTCGATGGCGGTGGCGGTGGTCCCAGCAATTGCAGCCAATCGACGGTGGACGATCAGGGGCTCATCACCTGCGTTGCGGGAACTCCGAAGCCGTCGTGGCAGACCGGATTAGGTGTGCCGAACGACGGTGTGCGCGATACGCCGGACCTCTCGCTGAACGCATCGCCGGATGACGATGGTTTCCTGTTCTGCCTGATCGGAGGCTGTCAGACCACGACGGTCAACGGCCAGACGATATTGACCAACGCCAGCACGATTGGAGGCACATCGGCATCGACACCGGCGATGGCCGGCATCATGGCGCTGATCGAGCAGAAAAACGGCGCCTTCCAGGGGCAGGCGAACTACATCTTCTACAAACTCGCCGCGATGGACGATCAAGCGGCTTGCGATTCGTCGAAGCGGACGGATCCAACAGCAACGAGCACGTGCAACTTCAACGACGTAACGATGGGCAGCAACAGCGTGCCCGGACTGCCCGGTTATGGCACGGACAGCGCGGAGTGGAGCGCGACGACCGGCTATGACATGGCTACCGGCCTCGGCACGGTGAATGCAGCGAACATCGCAACCAACTGGGCGAAGGTGACGTTTGCAGCCTCGTCCACAGCACTCACGGTCGGCGGTGGCACGGTCGCTCACGGCGATCCGGTAACGGTAAACATCGCGGTGACAGCGACGGACGGCGGCAGTTCTAAGCCGACGGGGCCGGTGTCGCTGGTCACGGACAAGTACGGTGCAGTTGGCCAGGTCACGCTCGATGCGAACGGCAGCTACAGTGGTCCGGTAGCGAACCTTCCGGGCGGTAGCTACAGCTTGACCGCGCAGTACGGCGGAGACGGCACCTTCGGCGCGAGCACATCGGCGCCAGCTGCGGTGACGGTCACGCCCGAAGACAGCACGACGACGATCATCGGTCTCTACACGGTTGATCCCAATACGAGCCGCGTGATTCCGTACACCGGTTCGGCGCAATGGGCCTACCCGCTGTGGATTAGTGTGAAGGTCGACGGCAAGTCCGGCGAGGGACGGGCAACCGGCACCGTCAACGTGCTTCGGAACGGAACCGTCGTGATGAGCGCACCGCTCAACAGCGATGGCTCCGCGTACATCCAAACCGGCAACGGAATGTCGTACACGTTCCCTGCGGGCGATAGTGATCTCTCGATTCAGTACTCCGGCGATAGCGGCTTCAACGCGAGTACGTCGGGGGTGACGAAAATCTCGTTCACGCCACAGAAGGTCTGGTCCACCATCCAAATCAGTTGGTGGCAGGTCCAGGCAGGACAGCCGGTGCTCCTCACCGCAGGTGTCCGTGCATTCGGCACACCGGTACCGACTGGGACCATGACCTTCTACGACAACGGCAAGAAGCTGAGTGATGCAATTCCCCTCGCGACCGACGGACCTTACGGTCCAACTGTTCCCGAGGTGACGTACACGGCGAAACTCACCACGGTGGGAGACCACTGGATCACTGCGGAATACAGTGGCGATGCCAACTACGCGGCCGTTGCTCAGGATGATCCGACGTATTCTTGGGGCAGCAGCTACACGGTCATCCCCGCTGCGGGTGAAACGACGACGACCACCGTCACTCAGTATCCGGCGGCAGTTTCGTTCGGACAATGGATCAACTTCCTCGTGAACGTGAAGCCGGCGAAAGCAGGCGGAGCGGCGCCGACCGGCGAGGTCGTGCTCACTTCCAACGGCCAGGTGAACGGGCAGGGCAACCTGGTCAACGGACAAGTCACGATCTCGGTACAAGCTGGTGCTCAAACTGCCGAAGTCTATGCGCAGTACCAGGGCGACAGCACGTACGCCTCGTCTTCGAGCGGCGTTTTCAAAACGACGATTGCGAAACTCGATTCGACCGTATCATTGACGACCACCGGCGCCTACGTTCTGGCTGGACAACAGACCAGCCTCAACTTCGTGGTGCAGGGCTACTACTACAACTCCACGTCGTGGTATCAACCGCAGGGCAGCGTGCAGTTCTTCGACGCGGTGAACGGCGGAGCACCCCAGGCCATCACCGCACAATTGGGGATGACCGGGATGAATCCGTGGGCGAACAGTGGCTTGAGCCTTCGCGAGACTCTGCCCGCGGGCACGAACGTCATCACCGCGCAGTACTCAGGCGACTCCTACTTCAATCCGGCGACCACGGCTGCAGTAACCGTGGTGGTTTCGCCACCGGACTTCACGGTCAGCTCCGATCCTTCGGCGTTGACCATTTCGGCCGGAGGCACGACGTCAGCAATACTTTCAGTGGCTCCGATCCTGGGATTCTCAGGAGCGGTGACGCTGACTTGCGGCGACGGCTTGCCCGCGGGAACAACCTGCAGCTTCTCACCCGCCACGCTCGACGCCAGCGGTGGACAATCTACGATGACCGTCACGATGAAGGGCCCGTTCACCAACGCGGCTGCAAATCATGTTTCGGGATGGTGGATGCTTACCGGCGGCTCCGGCGCTCTCGGGTTCTTCCTGCTCGGGATTTCCGGAAAACGCCGGAAGTACCTCGCGGGCATGCTGGCTACGATCGCGCTCTTCGGGCTGATGATGGCTTGCGGCGGCGACAGTCATCCACCGGCGGCAACTACGTCGGTGATGCTGGAGTCTTCGCAACCGAAGGTGGCAGCAGGTGCCAGCGTGACGTTTACAGCCGATGTGAGCGGCGGCAATAACGGTGCGACCGGCAGCGTCACCTTCTATGACGGAACCACCGCACTGGGCAATGCCGTGGATGTTTCCAACGGACAAGCGACTCTGGCAGTAAACACGCTGACCGTCGGAACCCATGCGATCACCGCCAAGTACACCGGCGATTCTTCGCATGCGGCATCGGTTTCGCAGCCCATGTACCAGGCCATCACCGGCACCACGACGTTGGCCGTCACAGCAACCTCGGGTTCGACGAGCCACGTGTTGAACCTCAACCTGACCGTGCAATAA
- a CDS encoding S-adenosylmethionine decarboxylase family protein, which produces MQGIEWIVEAQGCRAADLRSLAALQELFAAIIRDLDLHVVGEMRWHQFPGSNGVTGFALLSESHLAVHTFPEHQSLCLNLFCCRPRPNWDFVGELQVRLGADRVNVRRVERPYVADADDVLRAMPVGEAVQ; this is translated from the coding sequence ATGCAGGGGATCGAATGGATCGTTGAGGCGCAGGGCTGCCGCGCGGCGGACTTGCGGAGCCTCGCGGCGTTGCAGGAATTGTTTGCCGCGATCATTCGCGATCTCGATCTGCATGTGGTCGGCGAGATGCGCTGGCATCAGTTCCCCGGCAGCAACGGCGTCACTGGCTTTGCGCTGCTTTCGGAATCGCATCTTGCGGTGCATACCTTTCCGGAACATCAATCGCTTTGCTTGAATTTGTTCTGCTGCCGTCCGCGGCCGAATTGGGATTTCGTCGGCGAGTTGCAAGTGCGGCTCGGGGCTGACCGTGTAAACGTGCGTCGGGTAGAGCGGCCCTACGTGGCCGACGCCGACGATGTGCTGCGCGCCATGCCGGTGGGCGAGGCCGTGCAATGA
- a CDS encoding DUF4178 domain-containing protein — MTHVSAACPNCGAPLDFKWPSSVQTVCTYCKSIVVRTDVDLEKVGTVSDLPPDSSPIQIATEGIYQNKAFTVAGRIVYEYDEGTWNEWHVVMQDGTSAWLSDAQATYCFTRATPHKDLPAANAVQAGQHYTWDGIPFTVSVITNAKYRGVEGELPFQYWDKTTATFADCQSARGDFATIDYSDDEPALYRGEIVDFDALKMKNLRTFEGW, encoded by the coding sequence ATGACGCACGTCTCTGCCGCGTGCCCGAACTGCGGCGCACCGCTGGACTTCAAGTGGCCAAGCAGTGTGCAGACCGTGTGCACCTATTGCAAATCTATCGTGGTGCGGACCGACGTTGATTTAGAAAAGGTCGGCACGGTTTCCGACCTCCCGCCCGATAGTTCGCCGATCCAGATCGCCACCGAAGGGATTTACCAGAACAAGGCGTTCACCGTCGCGGGCCGCATTGTGTACGAGTATGACGAAGGCACATGGAACGAGTGGCACGTCGTAATGCAGGACGGCACCAGCGCTTGGTTGTCGGATGCGCAGGCCACGTACTGCTTCACCCGTGCGACGCCACACAAAGATTTGCCCGCAGCAAATGCCGTGCAAGCCGGACAGCATTACACCTGGGATGGAATTCCGTTCACGGTGTCGGTGATTACGAACGCCAAGTATCGCGGTGTGGAAGGCGAGCTGCCGTTTCAGTACTGGGACAAAACGACAGCAACCTTCGCGGATTGCCAGTCGGCGCGCGGCGATTTCGCCACGATTGATTACAGCGACGATGAGCCGGCGTTGTATCGCGGCGAGATCGTGGACTTCGATGCGCTCAAGATGAAGAACCTGCGCACCTTCGAGGGCTGGTAA
- a CDS encoding DUF4178 domain-containing protein encodes MSTPPVPPRPTAKALNCPSCGAALVLRSMDRAVTVVCDHCHAILDAKDPNLKVLETFSEKLTDKPLIPLGSRGTFRGTEYEVIGFQRRTIQVEGTDYSWHEYLLFNPFKGFRYLVEYDGHWNDVSPTKGLPAVRGSSAEYLGKKYSLFQTSDAHTTFVLGEFPWQVRFNDAAQCNDYVNPPFMLSCEQTSEETTWSLGEYIPGSLVWSSFKLPGAPPAAVGVYENQPSPLGTSWRGVWKSFGLLMLAMIVLFIANVGMGASEKVFTQNYVFTQPKPGQEASFVTPTFELKGRISDVEVKTKSNINNEWIYLNYALIDDVNGQAYDFGREVSYYHGSDSDGSWTEGSNEDSVIVPSVPAGHYYLRVEPESEANFGPIQYTVTVTRDVPVMSLYGWAFLALLVPAVFISWKAFNFEQMRWAESDYQPAAAAMGMHVKGGGDE; translated from the coding sequence ATGAGCACGCCTCCGGTTCCCCCACGTCCCACGGCAAAGGCGCTGAACTGTCCGAGCTGCGGCGCGGCGCTGGTGCTGCGGTCCATGGATCGCGCCGTGACCGTGGTGTGCGATCACTGCCACGCCATCCTCGATGCCAAAGACCCGAACCTGAAGGTCCTCGAAACCTTTTCGGAAAAATTGACCGACAAGCCGCTGATCCCACTCGGTTCGCGTGGAACGTTTCGCGGCACCGAGTACGAAGTCATCGGCTTCCAGCGGCGAACGATCCAGGTCGAGGGCACCGACTACAGCTGGCACGAGTATCTGCTGTTCAATCCGTTCAAAGGATTCCGCTATCTCGTTGAGTACGACGGGCATTGGAACGATGTGAGCCCGACGAAAGGCTTGCCGGCAGTCCGTGGAAGTTCGGCCGAATATCTGGGCAAAAAGTATTCGCTGTTTCAAACGTCGGACGCACACACAACGTTCGTCCTCGGCGAGTTTCCATGGCAGGTGCGTTTTAACGACGCAGCGCAGTGCAACGACTACGTGAATCCACCATTCATGCTCTCCTGCGAACAGACGAGCGAAGAGACAACGTGGTCGTTGGGCGAATACATTCCCGGATCCCTGGTGTGGAGCAGCTTTAAACTGCCGGGGGCGCCGCCAGCCGCGGTGGGCGTGTACGAGAACCAGCCCTCACCGCTCGGCACCAGTTGGCGCGGCGTATGGAAAAGCTTTGGGCTACTGATGCTGGCGATGATCGTGTTGTTCATCGCGAATGTTGGGATGGGCGCTAGCGAAAAGGTCTTTACCCAGAACTACGTGTTTACGCAGCCCAAGCCCGGGCAGGAAGCCTCGTTTGTCACGCCGACATTTGAATTAAAGGGACGCATCAGCGACGTTGAGGTCAAGACGAAGTCGAACATCAACAACGAGTGGATCTATCTCAATTACGCGCTGATCGACGATGTCAACGGGCAGGCATACGACTTCGGCCGCGAGGTGAGCTATTACCACGGCTCCGATTCCGATGGCTCGTGGACAGAAGGCAGCAATGAAGATTCGGTGATCGTGCCCTCCGTTCCCGCCGGACATTACTACTTGCGCGTCGAGCCCGAGTCAGAAGCGAACTTCGGGCCGATCCAGTACACGGTGACGGTCACCCGCGATGTCCCCGTGATGAGCCTGTACGGATGGGCCTTCCTGGCGCTGCTGGTGCCGGCGGTCTTCATTTCATGGAAGGCATTCAACTTCGAGCAGATGCGCTGGGCGGAGAGCGACTATCAGCCGGCGGCTGCAGCCATGGGGATGCACGTGAAAGGCGGCGGCGATGAGTAA
- a CDS encoding DUF350 domain-containing protein, whose product MNLIPVTNIVNALVFAFIGIFIFTVAFIVLDKMTPYHLWKEIVQEHNQALAILVGALSIGICIIIAAAVH is encoded by the coding sequence ATGAACCTCATTCCGGTCACCAACATCGTGAATGCGCTGGTGTTCGCGTTCATCGGCATTTTCATTTTTACGGTTGCGTTCATCGTGCTCGACAAGATGACGCCCTACCACCTTTGGAAAGAGATCGTGCAGGAGCACAACCAGGCGCTGGCGATCCTGGTGGGAGCGCTCTCTATTGGGATTTGCATCATCATCGCCGCGGCCGTCCACTAA
- a CDS encoding polyamine aminopropyltransferase: MAILLFISVLLISACGLIYELIAGTLASYLIGDSVFQFSTIIGSYLFAMGIGSALSRYIRSGLVHRFIWIELMVGLIGGFSSALLFLAFAYTQAFGLLMYTLVIVIGVLLGLEIPLLMRIVREKYDFRDTVAHVLTFDYIGALGASLLFPVLLVPKLGLVRSAMLFGIVNALVALWSTFLFGSELAKRTMLRAMSAIVLIALCAGMVNARKITAAAEDNIYADEIVFARDTRYQHIVLTRFKDDLRLFLNSHLQFSSRDEYRYHEALIHPGLSAVPVPRHVLVLGGGDGLAVREILKYPQVESITLVDLDPEMTKLFSTNPMLTALNKKSFLDPKVKVINADAFPWIDQSTESFDFIVIDFPDPTSYSLGKLYTTTFYRAVARHLSEQGFMVVQSTSPMFARDSFWCIAETLKQTGLKTYPYHVYVPSFGEWGFVLAGTHEYEAPTSLPQGLRFVSTATLPTLFQFPPDMAPMNVPANHLNDQVLVRMYDNDWKDISH, from the coding sequence ATGGCGATCCTGCTTTTCATCTCGGTCCTGCTGATCTCGGCGTGTGGGCTCATCTATGAATTGATCGCAGGAACGCTCGCCAGCTATCTGATTGGCGATTCGGTCTTCCAGTTTTCGACCATCATCGGCAGCTACCTGTTTGCCATGGGGATTGGCAGCGCGCTGTCGCGCTACATCCGCAGCGGACTGGTGCACCGCTTCATCTGGATCGAACTGATGGTCGGCCTGATCGGCGGATTTTCATCGGCGCTGCTCTTCCTTGCCTTCGCCTATACGCAGGCATTCGGCTTGCTGATGTACACGCTGGTGATCGTCATCGGCGTGCTGTTGGGGCTCGAAATCCCGCTGCTGATGCGGATCGTGCGCGAAAAGTATGACTTCCGCGACACCGTGGCGCATGTTCTGACGTTCGACTACATCGGCGCGCTCGGCGCGTCACTACTTTTTCCGGTGCTGCTGGTGCCGAAGCTCGGACTGGTGCGTTCGGCGATGTTGTTCGGGATCGTGAACGCGCTCGTGGCGCTGTGGTCCACCTTCCTGTTCGGCTCGGAATTGGCGAAGCGAACCATGTTGCGGGCGATGTCGGCGATTGTCCTGATTGCGTTGTGCGCGGGCATGGTGAACGCGCGCAAGATCACGGCGGCGGCGGAAGACAACATCTATGCCGATGAAATCGTGTTCGCGCGCGACACGCGCTATCAGCACATCGTGCTCACTCGGTTCAAAGACGATCTGCGGTTATTTCTCAATTCACACCTTCAGTTCAGCTCGCGCGACGAGTACCGTTACCACGAAGCGCTGATCCATCCGGGCCTGTCGGCAGTGCCGGTACCGCGGCATGTGCTGGTGCTCGGCGGTGGCGACGGCCTCGCCGTACGCGAGATTTTGAAGTATCCGCAGGTCGAGAGCATCACCCTCGTGGACCTCGATCCCGAGATGACCAAACTGTTCAGCACGAATCCAATGCTCACGGCGCTGAATAAGAAATCGTTTCTCGATCCCAAGGTGAAAGTCATCAACGCCGATGCGTTTCCGTGGATCGACCAAAGCACGGAGAGCTTCGATTTCATCGTGATCGACTTCCCCGATCCCACCAGCTATTCGCTCGGCAAGCTCTACACCACTACGTTCTATCGCGCCGTCGCGCGCCACTTGAGCGAACAGGGATTCATGGTCGTGCAGAGTACATCGCCAATGTTCGCTCGCGATTCCTTCTGGTGCATTGCCGAGACGCTGAAACAGACGGGCCTGAAGACGTATCCGTACCACGTCTATGTGCCATCGTTCGGCGAGTGGGGCTTTGTTCTGGCCGGCACGCACGAATACGAAGCGCCGACGTCGCTGCCGCAAGGCTTGCGCTTCGTCAGCACCGCTACGCTCCCCACGCTCTTCCAGTTCCCACCCGACATGGCGCCGATGAACGTGCCCGCCAATCACCTCAACGACCAGGTGCTGGTGCGCATGTACGACAACGACTGGAAGGACATCAGCCATTGA
- a CDS encoding flavin monoamine oxidase family protein: protein MNTRREFIQLSCAALVGMTQKSGRPIPGGWVNENFTAGHAIRDRQPFGDPKQTEKTTLVIVGGGIAGLSAAWRLHKRGFHDFVLLEMNDAAGGNARSGENEVSAYPWAAHYLPVPGLRAVYVRELFEDLGVLKNGVWDERHLCFAPQERLFALGRWQDGIEPVGLAQGDRDQFARLEDLFAKHRASGAFTIPSELGLTEKSADLDRLSFAQWLDQNGVNSAPIRWYMDYCCRDDYGALAADTSAWAGIHYFSSREPVERGPLTWPEGNGWITKQLLKIVGGYVRTSQPVRRIRTEKNKYTVQTADTAYLCDAVIFAAPTFLAPYIIEGFGPKPSFEYSPWLTANLTLDRSPRGANQDERAWDNVVMHSPTLGYVDATHQTLRSHVEKTVWTFYWALAEGAAADNRRKLLASDADYWKDAILRDLERVHPDIRACVTRIDLMRMGHAMARPTPGAIFDPQRRELAKLRGRLLFANSDLSGFSIFEEAQYRGVKAAEAVLAVLGRV, encoded by the coding sequence TTGAACACGCGGCGCGAGTTCATCCAACTCAGCTGCGCAGCTTTGGTTGGCATGACGCAAAAGTCGGGTCGGCCAATCCCCGGCGGATGGGTAAACGAAAACTTCACCGCCGGCCACGCCATCCGCGACCGCCAGCCCTTCGGCGATCCGAAGCAAACAGAGAAGACGACGCTGGTGATCGTCGGCGGTGGCATTGCTGGCCTCAGTGCCGCCTGGCGCCTGCATAAGCGCGGCTTTCACGACTTCGTGCTGTTGGAGATGAACGACGCAGCCGGTGGTAACGCCCGCTCCGGCGAAAACGAAGTCAGCGCCTATCCATGGGCAGCGCACTATCTGCCAGTACCGGGCTTGCGCGCGGTGTATGTCCGCGAACTCTTCGAAGACCTCGGCGTGCTAAAGAATGGCGTGTGGGACGAGCGCCACCTGTGCTTCGCCCCACAAGAACGCTTGTTTGCGTTAGGACGCTGGCAGGATGGCATTGAGCCAGTGGGTCTCGCGCAAGGTGATCGCGATCAGTTCGCCAGGTTAGAAGATCTCTTCGCGAAGCATCGCGCGAGCGGCGCATTCACTATCCCCAGCGAACTGGGGCTGACAGAGAAATCTGCGGACCTTGACCGGCTCTCCTTCGCGCAGTGGCTCGATCAGAATGGTGTCAACAGCGCGCCCATCCGCTGGTACATGGATTACTGCTGCCGCGACGACTACGGCGCTCTCGCCGCCGACACCTCCGCCTGGGCCGGTATCCATTACTTCTCATCTCGTGAGCCAGTAGAAAGAGGCCCGCTCACCTGGCCCGAGGGCAATGGCTGGATCACCAAGCAGCTGCTAAAGATCGTCGGCGGCTACGTCCGCACCAGCCAGCCCGTTCGCCGAATCCGCACCGAGAAAAACAAGTACACGGTGCAAACCGCTGACACCGCCTATCTCTGCGATGCTGTGATCTTCGCCGCGCCCACCTTCCTCGCGCCCTACATCATCGAGGGCTTCGGCCCCAAGCCCAGCTTCGAATACTCCCCCTGGCTCACCGCGAACCTCACCCTCGACCGCTCACCTCGTGGCGCGAATCAAGACGAGCGCGCCTGGGACAACGTCGTTATGCACTCACCCACCCTCGGCTACGTGGACGCCACCCACCAGACCCTGCGGTCCCACGTCGAGAAAACGGTCTGGACGTTCTATTGGGCGCTCGCCGAAGGTGCAGCCGCCGACAATCGCCGCAAGCTTCTCGCCTCCGATGCCGACTATTGGAAAGACGCCATCCTCCGCGACCTCGAGCGGGTGCATCCTGACATTCGTGCCTGCGTTACCCGCATTGACCTCATGCGTATGGGCCATGCCATGGCACGCCCAACGCCGGGCGCGATCTTCGATCCCCAGCGCCGTGAGCTTGCCAAGCTTCGCGGGCGGCTGCTTTTCGCTAATTCCGACCTCAGCGGATTTTCGATCTTCGAAGAGGCGCAATACCGCGGGGTCAAGGCTGCAGAGGCCGTGTTAGCGGTCCTCGGGCGAGTGTAA